A stretch of Streptomyces vietnamensis DNA encodes these proteins:
- a CDS encoding HAD domain-containing protein gives MTKPLLLIDVDGPLNPYAAQRERRPEGYETHRMSPTAWTGAKPLRVWLNPDHGGELLALAEAYELVWATTWKGEANDWIGPRIGLPELPFIDWPQMHGKAPRGTFWKTQYILEYAAGRPFAWIDDDITAYDHEYVEQNHLAAALLLHVDPRLGLLRPDFDALADWAAAL, from the coding sequence ATGACGAAGCCACTGCTGCTGATCGATGTCGACGGACCGCTGAATCCGTACGCGGCGCAGCGCGAGCGGCGTCCGGAGGGGTACGAGACCCATCGGATGAGCCCCACGGCCTGGACCGGGGCGAAGCCGCTGCGGGTGTGGCTCAATCCGGACCACGGGGGCGAGCTGCTCGCGCTGGCGGAGGCGTACGAGCTGGTGTGGGCGACGACGTGGAAGGGCGAGGCGAACGACTGGATCGGGCCCCGGATCGGGCTGCCGGAACTGCCGTTCATCGATTGGCCCCAGATGCACGGAAAGGCCCCTCGCGGGACCTTCTGGAAGACGCAGTACATCCTGGAGTACGCGGCGGGACGGCCGTTCGCCTGGATCGACGACGACATCACCGCGTACGACCACGAGTACGTGGAGCAGAACCACCTCGCCGCCGCCCTGTTGCTGCACGTCGACCCCCGGCTCGGACTGCTCCGGCCGGACTTCGACGCGCTCGCGGACTGGGCGGCGGCGCTGTGA
- a CDS encoding TetR/AcrR family transcriptional regulator — MSVDRTQVLRAAAALLTRKATATMDEVARAAGIGRATLHRHFAGRDALVRALEELGLQELEAAHDRARTDEGPADEAVRRLVAEVEPVAPLLSFLVTENQLFEGDQQNEGWERLDARVSALFRRGQEQGVFRIDLTPAWLTEAFYGLIGSGAWAVQDGRVAAKDFQYMIVELLLGGARRSVEK; from the coding sequence ATGTCAGTCGATCGCACCCAGGTGCTCCGTGCCGCCGCCGCCCTGCTCACCCGCAAGGCGACCGCCACCATGGACGAGGTCGCGCGGGCCGCCGGGATCGGGCGGGCCACGCTGCACCGGCACTTCGCCGGGCGGGACGCCCTGGTGCGGGCGCTCGAAGAGCTCGGGCTGCAGGAGCTGGAGGCGGCCCACGACCGGGCCCGCACCGACGAAGGGCCCGCCGACGAGGCCGTACGCCGGCTCGTCGCCGAGGTCGAGCCCGTCGCGCCCCTGCTCTCGTTCCTCGTCACCGAGAACCAGCTCTTCGAGGGCGACCAGCAGAACGAGGGCTGGGAACGCCTCGACGCCCGGGTCTCCGCCCTCTTCCGGCGCGGCCAGGAACAGGGCGTCTTCCGCATCGACCTGACCCCCGCCTGGCTCACCGAGGCCTTCTACGGGCTCATCGGTTCCGGCGCCTGGGCCGTGCAGGACGGCCGGGTCGCCGCCAAGGACTTCCAGTACATGATCGTCGAGCTGCTGCTCGGCGGAGCGCGCAGGAGCGTGGAGAAGTGA